AGGCCCTCCTCCATCGCGATCGGCGTGATCAGCTCCACCTGCATCTTGATGTTGTCGCCGGGCATCACCATCTCGACACCCTCGGGCAGCGCCGCGTTGCCCGTCACGTCCGTCGTCCGGAAGTAGAACTGCGGAC
The bacterium genome window above contains:
- a CDS encoding elongation factor Tu, which gives rise to PQFYFRTTDVTGNAALPEGVEMVMPGDNIKMQVELITPIAMEEGLRFAIREGGRTVGAGVVAKIHE